A single region of the Melopsittacus undulatus isolate bMelUnd1 chromosome 10, bMelUnd1.mat.Z, whole genome shotgun sequence genome encodes:
- the SNAI1 gene encoding zinc finger protein SNAI1 yields the protein MPRSFLVKKHFSASKKPNYSELESQAVLAAPLLYETCPLPVIPSPEVLGPGAYYPPLVWDTGLLSSLFPGGPGSEAAGGTAPALDLTALSSEEDEGKSSGPPSPASAPAAAERFRCAQCAKAYSTFAGLSKHKQLHCDAQARKSFSCKYCEKEYVSLGALKMHIRSHTLPCVCKMCGKAFSRPWLLQGHIRTHTGEKPFSCTHCNRAFADRSNLRAHLQTHSDVKKYQCKTCSRTFSRMSLLHKHEETGCSGSR from the exons ATGCCGCGCTCCTTCCTGGTGAAGAAGCACTTCTCGGCCAGCAAGAAGCCCAACTACAGCGAGCTGGAGAGCCAGGCCG TTCTGGCCGCCCCTCTGCTGTACGAGACATGCCCGCTGCCCGTCATCCCTTCGCCCGAAGTGCTCGGTCCCGGTGCCTACTACCCGCCGCTGGTGTGGGACACggggctgctctccagcctctTCCCTGGCGGCCCGGGCAGCGAGGCAGCGGGCGGCACGGCCCCTGCCCTGGACCTGACGGCGCTCTCCAGCGAGGAGGATGAAGGCAAGAGCTCGGGgccccccagcccagcctcagCCCCAGCTGCCGCCGAGCGCTTCCGCTGCGCCCAGTGTGCCAAGGCTTACTCCACCTTCGCCGGGCTCTCCAAGCACAAGCAATTGCACTGCGACGCCCAGGCCAGGAAATCTTTCAGCTGCAAGTACTGCGAGAAGGAGTACGTGAGCCTGGGGGCTCTCAAGATGCACATCCGGAGCCACACGCTGCCCTGCGTCTGCAAGATGTGCGGCAAGGCCTTCTCCCggccctggctgctgcagggccaTATCCGGACACACACCG GTGAAAAGCCCTTTTCCTGTACACACTGCAACCGGGCCTTTGCTGACCGCTCTAATCTCCGAGCCCACCTGCAGACCCATTCAGATGTAAAGAAGTACCAGTGCAAAACCTGCTCCCGGACTTTCTCCCGTATGTCTCTGCTCCACAAGCACGAGGAGACGGGCTGCTCGGGCTCTCGCTGA